A stretch of Crossiella cryophila DNA encodes these proteins:
- a CDS encoding AMP-binding protein: MRILGRLAAEDPAQLAISCAGETITRAELAARSNRLARAFETLGVRYGDFVTIGLPNSIDFFVTVLACWKLGAVPQPLSPRLPAAERAAIVELADSALVVGADPADHPGRTCVAADFQPDPVLADGPLPEVVSPAWKASTSGGSTGRPKLIVAGAAAKGTPALAAAIARMRSADSQLVAGPLYHNSPLTASITGLLVGQHLVLLPRFDAHRALTAIAEHRIGWVQLVPTMMLRMLRLIEESPGAYDLSSLRALWHGASACPPWLKEAWITLLGAEKVFEMYGGTESQAATLITGPEWLTHRGSVGRAALGEIVVLDADGKKAPAGEIGEIYLRGPAGAPPSYHYLGAEARKRDDWESLGDLGWLDAEGYLYLSDRRTDLIIAGGANIYPAEVEAALDAHPLVLSSVVVGLPDTDLGQRVHALVQARPGLTVDDLLQHLGEHLVRYKVPRSVEFIDEPLRDDAGKVRRGEMRDAAIARMTNVLGEQMLGIQEISDRLEIQELIVAYATAIDSRDYDALDEVFEDGAPIDYRAFGGIATTFPEVKEWLRQSMAQYPAFQHLMVNPQIRVDGDRATGRVMCLNSMALPVGAGSGEPPVALLGMWYTDEYVRTPRGWRISRRGQQRSWVQGLDLPTAPTLI, from the coding sequence GTGCGAATCCTGGGTCGGCTGGCAGCCGAGGATCCTGCACAGCTCGCCATCAGTTGCGCCGGCGAGACGATCACACGGGCCGAACTGGCGGCACGGTCGAACCGGCTCGCACGGGCGTTCGAGACACTCGGGGTCAGGTACGGCGACTTCGTCACCATCGGCCTGCCGAATTCGATCGACTTCTTCGTCACCGTCCTGGCCTGCTGGAAGCTAGGCGCGGTGCCCCAGCCGCTCTCCCCACGGCTGCCGGCCGCCGAACGAGCGGCGATCGTCGAACTGGCCGACTCCGCGCTCGTCGTCGGCGCCGACCCGGCCGATCACCCCGGCCGGACCTGCGTCGCCGCGGACTTCCAGCCCGACCCGGTCCTGGCCGATGGTCCACTGCCGGAGGTGGTGTCACCGGCGTGGAAGGCATCGACCTCCGGCGGCAGCACCGGTCGGCCGAAACTGATCGTGGCAGGCGCCGCGGCCAAGGGAACCCCGGCACTGGCCGCCGCCATCGCCCGGATGCGGTCGGCCGACAGCCAGCTGGTCGCCGGCCCGCTCTACCACAACTCCCCGCTGACAGCCTCGATCACCGGGCTGCTCGTGGGGCAGCACCTGGTGCTGCTGCCCAGGTTCGACGCCCATCGCGCGCTGACGGCGATCGCCGAGCACCGGATCGGCTGGGTGCAGCTGGTACCCACGATGATGCTGCGGATGCTGCGGCTCATCGAGGAAAGCCCTGGCGCGTATGACCTGTCCTCGCTGCGCGCGCTGTGGCACGGGGCCTCGGCCTGTCCGCCGTGGCTCAAGGAAGCCTGGATCACCCTGCTCGGCGCGGAGAAGGTCTTCGAGATGTACGGCGGGACCGAATCCCAGGCCGCCACCCTCATCACCGGCCCGGAGTGGCTCACCCATCGAGGGTCGGTCGGCAGGGCCGCGCTCGGCGAGATCGTGGTGCTCGACGCGGACGGGAAGAAGGCGCCGGCCGGCGAGATCGGCGAGATCTACCTGCGCGGACCGGCTGGCGCCCCGCCCAGCTACCACTACCTCGGCGCGGAGGCCAGGAAGCGGGACGACTGGGAGTCGCTCGGCGACCTCGGCTGGCTGGACGCCGAGGGCTACCTCTACCTCAGCGACCGGCGCACGGACCTGATCATCGCCGGCGGCGCGAACATCTACCCAGCCGAGGTGGAGGCCGCCCTCGACGCGCACCCGCTCGTCCTGTCCAGCGTGGTGGTCGGACTGCCCGATACCGACCTCGGCCAGCGGGTGCACGCGCTGGTGCAGGCCAGGCCCGGACTGACCGTGGACGACCTGCTCCAGCACCTCGGCGAGCACCTGGTGCGCTACAAGGTGCCGCGCTCGGTGGAGTTCATCGACGAACCACTGCGCGATGACGCCGGCAAGGTCCGGCGCGGCGAGATGAGAGACGCCGCCATTGCGCGGATGACGAATGTACTAGGAGAACAGATGCTCGGCATTCAGGAAATTTCCGATCGGTTGGAGATCCAGGAACTGATCGTGGCGTACGCGACCGCGATCGACAGCCGGGATTACGACGCCCTGGACGAGGTTTTCGAGGACGGCGCCCCAATCGACTACCGGGCCTTCGGCGGTATCGCGACCACCTTCCCCGAAGTCAAGGAATGGCTCCGGCAGAGCATGGCGCAGTACCCCGCGTTCCAGCACCTGATGGTCAACCCGCAAATCCGCGTTGACGGCGACCGGGCGACCGGGCGGGTCATGTGCCTGAACTCGATGGCGCTGCCGGTCGGGGCCGGGAGCGGCGAACCGCCGGTCGCGCTGCTGGGCATGTGGTACACCGACGAGTACGTCCGCACCCCGCGCGGCTGGCGGATCTCCCGCCGCGGCCAGCAGCGCAGCTGGGTGCAGGGACTCGACCTTCCCACCGCACCCACGCTGATCTGA
- a CDS encoding cupin domain-containing protein, with amino-acid sequence MTNPIALSTALAAFQDLWSPRILTHVNDYDVRLAKVRGEFIWHTHTDTDEFFLVLEGEVGIGLREDGAERVVTLPRGSVFVVPRGVEHRPFSAAGASVLLFEPTGTVNVGDAHEEVPGHITATTGERLGGAG; translated from the coding sequence ATGACCAACCCCATCGCCCTGTCCACCGCACTGGCCGCCTTCCAGGACCTGTGGAGCCCGCGCATCCTGACCCACGTCAACGACTACGACGTCCGCCTGGCCAAGGTCCGCGGCGAGTTCATCTGGCACACCCACACCGACACCGACGAGTTCTTCCTGGTGCTGGAGGGGGAGGTCGGCATCGGGTTGCGGGAGGACGGGGCCGAGCGGGTGGTGACCCTGCCGCGCGGGTCGGTGTTCGTGGTGCCGCGCGGGGTGGAACACCGGCCGTTCTCGGCGGCGGGGGCCTCGGTGCTGCTGTTCGAGCCGACCGGGACGGTGAACGTGGGTGACGCGCATGAGGAGGTGCCGGGGCACATCACCGCGACGACCGGGGAGCGGCTGGGCGGTGCCGGGTAG
- a CDS encoding FAD binding domain-containing protein has product MRGYVFERPGTVEDAVRRSGSDTAFLAGGTTLVDLMKLEVMNPGRVLDINRLPLHGIDVTADGLRIGALARMSEVAADPRVRRAYPMLTQALESSASGQLRNMASIGGNLLQRTRCGYFREVSTPCNKRRPGSGCPAVEGENRMHAVLGTSGSCVATHPSDLAVALVALDATVRLRGRDGERTVPLREFYLLPGDTPQHEHDLRPGELITGVHVPGLDWARHSLYLKVRDRRSYEFALSSAAVALRTAGGTIVEARVAVGGMGTRPWRLPAVERALAGRPATEATYAAAAATAVEGVRPLRHNAFKPELMKRTIVRALLELERTR; this is encoded by the coding sequence ATGCGCGGCTACGTCTTCGAGCGTCCTGGCACCGTCGAGGACGCGGTGCGCCGCTCCGGTTCGGACACCGCCTTCCTCGCCGGTGGGACCACGCTGGTGGACCTGATGAAGCTCGAGGTCATGAACCCGGGCCGGGTGCTGGACATCAACCGCCTGCCACTGCACGGGATCGACGTGACGGCTGACGGCCTGCGGATCGGCGCGCTGGCCCGGATGAGCGAGGTGGCCGCGGATCCCCGCGTCCGCCGCGCCTACCCGATGCTGACCCAGGCGCTGGAGTCGAGCGCGTCCGGTCAGCTCCGCAACATGGCCAGCATCGGCGGGAACCTGTTGCAGCGCACCAGGTGCGGCTACTTCCGCGAGGTGAGCACGCCCTGCAACAAGCGGCGGCCCGGCAGCGGCTGCCCAGCAGTCGAGGGGGAGAACCGGATGCACGCCGTACTGGGCACCAGCGGCTCGTGCGTGGCCACCCATCCCAGCGACCTCGCGGTGGCACTGGTCGCGCTGGACGCCACGGTGCGGCTGCGCGGCCGGGACGGCGAGCGCACCGTGCCGCTGCGCGAGTTCTACCTGCTGCCCGGCGACACACCCCAGCATGAGCACGACCTGCGGCCCGGCGAACTGATCACCGGCGTGCACGTGCCGGGGCTGGACTGGGCCCGGCACTCGCTCTACCTGAAGGTCCGCGACCGGCGGTCCTACGAGTTCGCGCTCTCGTCCGCGGCGGTGGCCCTGCGCACCGCGGGCGGCACCATCGTCGAGGCGCGGGTGGCGGTGGGCGGCATGGGCACCCGGCCCTGGCGGCTGCCCGCGGTGGAACGGGCGCTGGCCGGGCGACCGGCCACCGAGGCCACCTACGCGGCCGCGGCCGCCACCGCCGTGGAGGGTGTACGTCCGTTGCGGCACAACGCGTTCAAGCCGGAGTTGATGAAGCGGACCATCGTGCGTGCCCTGCTGGAACTGGAGCGAACCCGATGA
- a CDS encoding helix-turn-helix domain-containing protein, whose amino-acid sequence MSRGSSHRVVMIVDDGSNPFELGIATELFGLRRPELDRAWYEFALCAAEPSVVMHGGMFTMSGVAALDAVALADTVIVPNRPDPETGAAPEVVAAVRAAGERGARLVSFCTGAFVLAEAGVLDGRRASTHWQWAAAFRARYPAVLLEPDVLYVEDGNVFTAAGSAAALDLGLHLIRLDHGAEIANAVSRRLVFAAHREGGQRQFVRRPVAAVPDVSLGPVLEWARARLDTPLTVADLAARAAVSAATLHRRFQAELGSTPLAWLTGERVALACRLIERGELRLARVAAASGLGTASNLRVLMRRQTGLTPTAYRRKFAT is encoded by the coding sequence ATGTCGCGTGGATCCTCGCATCGGGTGGTCATGATCGTGGACGACGGCTCGAACCCGTTCGAGCTGGGGATCGCCACCGAGTTGTTCGGGTTGCGGCGGCCGGAGCTGGATCGGGCCTGGTACGAGTTCGCGTTGTGCGCGGCGGAGCCGTCGGTGGTGATGCACGGCGGGATGTTCACCATGTCGGGGGTGGCCGCGCTGGACGCGGTCGCGTTGGCGGACACCGTGATCGTGCCCAACCGGCCGGATCCGGAGACGGGCGCGGCACCCGAGGTGGTGGCGGCGGTGCGGGCGGCGGGGGAGCGCGGGGCGCGGCTGGTGAGCTTCTGCACCGGGGCGTTCGTGCTGGCCGAGGCGGGGGTCCTGGATGGGCGGCGGGCGAGTACGCACTGGCAGTGGGCGGCGGCGTTCCGGGCGCGGTATCCGGCGGTGCTGCTGGAGCCGGATGTGCTCTACGTCGAGGACGGGAACGTGTTCACCGCGGCGGGCAGTGCGGCCGCGCTGGACCTGGGGCTGCACCTGATCCGGCTCGATCACGGGGCGGAGATCGCGAACGCGGTGAGCAGGCGGCTGGTCTTCGCCGCGCACCGGGAAGGCGGGCAGCGGCAGTTCGTGCGACGGCCGGTGGCCGCGGTGCCGGACGTGTCGCTGGGGCCGGTGCTGGAATGGGCGCGGGCGCGGCTGGACACCCCGTTGACCGTGGCGGACCTGGCCGCGCGGGCGGCGGTGAGCGCGGCGACCCTGCACCGGCGGTTCCAGGCCGAGCTGGGCAGCACGCCGCTGGCCTGGCTGACGGGGGAGCGGGTGGCGCTGGCCTGCCGGTTGATCGAGCGCGGGGAGCTGCGGCTGGCGCGGGTGGCCGCGGCGAGCGGGCTGGGCACGGCCTCGAACCTGCGGGTGCTGATGCGGCGGCAGACCGGGCTGACCCCGACCGCCTACCGGCGCAAGTTCGCCACCTGA
- a CDS encoding ATP-binding protein, with the protein MGLGGPETVAGDGLPELTLLGRVSFRGNEITGPRIHALLALLAEDLRAGRSVGSLIAGLWPEIRPEHPVKAVQILVSRARARLGTEVIDSLPTGYRLALSEQQVDAAAVLAHAETARRCALAGEHLAALTAAEAGIALCQGIEPASGDDPVARLRAGRAATGVELGRVRALALARLGRFDAAVGPLSGLVGQRPRDEELLLELLRAEQATAGVPAALARYEDYRRGLREELGAEPGEALRRMHGELLRATQPVVRRGVPHEPNPLLGREDDLARVAELLRESRVTSIVGTGGLGKTRLAYAVSRAAGHRLVQVVGLAGIGAEEEVALTVATALGADRTDPVRGIARMLSGGSALLVLDNCEHVVRGVAELVGALVALTPEARFLTTTRTPLGLSSEAVYPLPELSPAATVELFTQRARAARPAVPLPADTVAELCRRLDGLPLAVELAAARVRVLSVPEIARRLDDRFSLLAGGSRDAPARHHTLRAALDWSWTLLEPAGQAALRALSIFPGGFTAASAAELLGVPDVLAVLEHLVDQSLLKVVDTPLGARFRMLAAVREFGAAQRVEAGERQRVSAGFLAWATEFGRRHHETVFLADPATPAELIRAEQDNLTHALRLAVELADGPAATAATALLATLGLLDNNLLRLRQVVELSGPVLVRHRPPPELVELARTALTLCSLYNFQGSGLRAGRALVALRRLPPGPPDSPIRAFAQVLTVLVQVSGADDPLLRALCERQEPLLAAAAEFLAGYLWERDGVPERALCCTERMLAALPAQVPLLVVLARGRLAELHLQLDRADLALTQLRTALAELDALRLSPDFVGTRAGLMLASLHLGALEEAEQWLPPAEPGDQADYQEGFRLGVRAEILLSRGEIEAALDQYRQLAGPAEEPVRETWALQAQGVAVVAHAQHGRLDQVTELVRVLPARLSALLANPAGPRTQVEEFPAAGVLLVALAMVRLDRGDPAVAARLIALAERFRYARAFQPTMSAERIRDTAVRADPAAYAEAALAYAGRSLHELQAAARALVELCLTG; encoded by the coding sequence ATGGGACTGGGGGGACCGGAAACCGTGGCCGGGGATGGGCTGCCCGAGCTGACCCTGCTGGGCCGGGTTTCCTTTCGCGGCAACGAGATCACCGGACCGCGGATCCACGCGCTGCTGGCCCTGCTCGCCGAGGACCTGCGGGCCGGGCGCAGTGTCGGCTCGCTGATCGCGGGGCTGTGGCCGGAGATCCGGCCCGAGCACCCGGTCAAGGCGGTGCAGATCCTGGTCTCCCGGGCGCGGGCGCGGCTCGGCACGGAGGTCATCGACAGCCTGCCGACCGGGTACCGGCTGGCACTGTCCGAACAGCAGGTGGACGCGGCCGCGGTACTGGCCCACGCCGAGACCGCCCGCCGGTGCGCGCTGGCCGGGGAACACCTGGCGGCACTGACCGCGGCGGAGGCCGGAATCGCGCTGTGCCAAGGGATCGAGCCCGCGAGCGGGGATGATCCGGTGGCGCGGTTGCGGGCCGGGCGGGCGGCCACCGGGGTGGAGCTGGGCCGGGTCCGGGCGCTGGCGCTGGCCCGGCTGGGCCGGTTCGACGCCGCGGTGGGGCCGCTGAGCGGGCTGGTCGGACAGCGGCCGCGGGATGAGGAACTCCTGCTCGAACTGCTGCGCGCCGAGCAGGCCACGGCCGGCGTGCCCGCGGCGCTGGCCCGGTACGAGGACTACCGGCGCGGGCTGCGCGAGGAGCTGGGCGCGGAGCCGGGCGAGGCACTGCGCCGGATGCACGGTGAGTTGCTGCGGGCTACCCAGCCGGTGGTTCGGCGCGGGGTGCCGCATGAGCCGAATCCGTTGCTGGGCCGGGAAGACGACCTGGCCCGGGTGGCCGAACTGCTGCGGGAGTCCAGGGTCACCTCGATCGTCGGGACCGGCGGACTCGGCAAGACCCGGCTGGCCTACGCGGTCAGCCGGGCCGCCGGGCACCGCCTGGTCCAGGTGGTCGGACTGGCCGGGATCGGCGCGGAGGAGGAGGTCGCGCTCACCGTGGCCACCGCCCTCGGCGCGGACCGGACCGACCCGGTGCGCGGGATCGCCAGGATGCTCTCCGGCGGTTCGGCGTTGCTGGTGCTGGACAACTGCGAGCACGTGGTGCGCGGGGTGGCCGAACTGGTCGGCGCGCTGGTCGCGCTGACCCCCGAGGCCCGGTTCCTGACCACCACCCGCACCCCGCTCGGCCTGTCCTCCGAGGCGGTCTACCCGCTGCCCGAGCTGAGCCCGGCGGCCACCGTGGAGCTGTTCACCCAGCGCGCCCGCGCCGCCCGGCCCGCGGTGCCGCTGCCCGCGGACACCGTGGCCGAGTTGTGCCGGCGCCTGGACGGCCTGCCGCTGGCGGTGGAGCTGGCCGCGGCCAGGGTCCGGGTGCTCTCGGTGCCCGAGATCGCCCGCCGCCTGGACGACCGGTTTTCCCTGCTGGCCGGGGGTTCCCGGGACGCACCGGCCCGCCACCACACCCTGCGCGCCGCCCTGGACTGGAGCTGGACGCTGCTCGAACCGGCCGGACAGGCCGCGCTGCGAGCACTGTCGATCTTCCCCGGCGGGTTCACCGCGGCGAGCGCGGCGGAGTTGCTCGGCGTGCCGGATGTGCTGGCGGTACTGGAACACCTGGTCGACCAGTCGCTGCTGAAGGTGGTCGACACCCCGCTGGGCGCGCGGTTCCGGATGCTGGCCGCGGTGCGCGAATTCGGTGCGGCCCAACGTGTCGAGGCGGGGGAGCGGCAGCGGGTCAGCGCCGGATTCCTGGCCTGGGCCACCGAATTCGGCCGCCGCCACCACGAGACGGTGTTCCTGGCCGACCCGGCCACACCGGCCGAGCTGATCCGCGCCGAACAGGACAACCTCACGCACGCGCTGCGCCTGGCCGTGGAACTCGCCGACGGACCGGCCGCCACCGCCGCCACCGCGTTGCTGGCCACCCTGGGCCTGCTGGACAACAACCTGCTGCGGCTGCGGCAGGTGGTCGAACTGTCCGGCCCGGTGCTGGTCCGCCACCGCCCGCCGCCGGAGCTGGTCGAACTCGCCCGGACCGCGCTCACCCTGTGCTCGCTCTACAACTTCCAGGGCAGCGGCCTGCGTGCCGGGCGGGCGCTGGTGGCGCTGCGCCGCCTGCCTCCAGGGCCGCCGGACTCGCCGATCCGCGCCTTCGCCCAGGTGCTGACCGTGCTGGTCCAGGTCAGCGGCGCGGACGACCCGCTGCTGCGCGCGCTGTGCGAACGCCAGGAACCCCTGCTGGCCGCGGCCGCGGAGTTCCTGGCCGGCTACCTGTGGGAGCGCGACGGCGTGCCGGAACGGGCGTTGTGCTGCACCGAGAGGATGCTGGCCGCGCTGCCCGCACAGGTCCCGCTGCTGGTCGTGCTGGCCAGGGGCAGGCTGGCCGAACTGCACCTCCAGCTCGACCGCGCCGACCTCGCGCTGACCCAGCTGCGCACCGCGCTGGCCGAACTGGACGCGCTGCGGCTGAGCCCGGACTTCGTCGGCACCAGGGCCGGACTGATGCTGGCCAGCCTGCACCTGGGCGCGCTGGAAGAGGCCGAACAGTGGCTGCCCCCGGCCGAACCCGGCGACCAGGCCGACTACCAGGAGGGCTTCCGGCTCGGTGTGCGCGCCGAGATCCTGCTCTCCCGCGGCGAGATCGAGGCCGCCCTCGACCAGTACCGCCAACTCGCCGGTCCGGCCGAGGAACCCGTGCGGGAGACCTGGGCGTTGCAGGCCCAGGGGGTCGCGGTGGTCGCGCACGCCCAGCACGGCCGCCTGGACCAGGTGACCGAACTGGTCCGGGTGCTGCCCGCACGGCTGTCCGCGCTGCTGGCCAACCCGGCCGGGCCGCGCACCCAGGTGGAGGAGTTCCCGGCCGCCGGGGTGCTGCTGGTGGCCCTGGCCATGGTGCGGCTGGACCGCGGCGACCCGGCGGTGGCCGCCCGGCTGATCGCGCTGGCCGAACGGTTCCGGTACGCCCGCGCGTTCCAGCCGACCATGTCCGCCGAGCGGATCAGGG
- a CDS encoding xanthine dehydrogenase family protein molybdopterin-binding subunit, protein MTGSPLGREIDRVDGPLKVTGNAPYAADYRPEGLLHGYLVQATVGRGTVRGMDVSRAEAAPGVLAVFTPFRSLPLSSPQPGHSGENYSALQDTAVRFRGQIIGLVVAETFEQARDAAALVTADYTITPSRTSLAAASPGVSQGVLQKLAPGVPSIEAALAASPVTVSTTVSQHAQHHIAMEPHATTAVWVDDQLTVYCGAQAPQRAAATIAARLGVDRAKVRLICRHTGGGFGQRSPVWNEALLCAAAARVLKRPVKLVLSREQVFTAIGHRGAVRQTIRLGAEADGRLLALSHDSDGELPAAGGWQMMPGRDTSAVAYRTPNIRIDQRLVTLDTPPTWSMRAPAEAPGMFALETAMDELAVRTGVDPVELRLRNYASADPIESRPFSSKHLDECYRLGAQRSGWHRRQARPRSRTDGDWLIGLGMASAIYPAWRQAASARARFRDDGMVAIASATSDIGTGARTMLAAVGADELGLPVSSIEAEVGDSALPPGGVGAYGSSVTTSTVPAVQAACRAAVTALVKAAVDNPKSPFAGLDPATVRYRRGRIEAGGRATDFRSLLRTMGMPSVEALGSTGPAAGADQYRFHCFGAHFCEVRVHRLTGEPRVNRFTSVFDVGRVVNAKAARGQLVGSIIWGIGHALLEADPIEPDGRFAAANLADYLVPVHADTPEIDVHWLDRPDPHISEFGARGLGEIGLVSAAAAIGNAVFNATGIRVHDLPITLDKLL, encoded by the coding sequence ATGACCGGCTCACCGCTGGGGCGCGAGATCGATCGCGTCGACGGACCGCTGAAGGTCACCGGCAACGCGCCCTACGCCGCCGACTACCGTCCCGAGGGCCTGCTCCACGGCTACCTCGTGCAGGCCACCGTGGGCCGGGGAACCGTGCGCGGCATGGACGTCAGCCGCGCCGAGGCCGCGCCAGGGGTCCTGGCCGTGTTCACGCCCTTCCGCTCGCTCCCGCTCAGCTCGCCGCAACCCGGGCACAGCGGGGAGAACTACAGCGCGTTGCAGGACACCGCGGTGCGCTTCCGCGGGCAGATCATCGGCCTGGTCGTGGCCGAGACCTTCGAGCAGGCCAGGGACGCGGCCGCGCTGGTCACCGCCGACTACACGATCACCCCGTCGCGGACCTCGCTGGCCGCGGCGAGTCCAGGGGTGTCCCAGGGCGTGCTGCAGAAGCTCGCGCCGGGAGTGCCCTCCATCGAGGCCGCGCTGGCCGCGAGCCCGGTCACCGTCAGCACCACGGTCAGCCAGCACGCCCAGCACCACATCGCGATGGAACCGCACGCCACCACCGCGGTCTGGGTCGACGACCAGCTCACCGTCTACTGTGGAGCGCAGGCGCCGCAACGGGCCGCCGCCACGATCGCCGCCCGGCTCGGGGTGGATCGGGCCAAGGTCCGGCTGATCTGCCGGCACACCGGCGGCGGGTTCGGCCAGCGCTCACCGGTGTGGAACGAGGCGCTGCTGTGCGCGGCCGCCGCCCGCGTGCTCAAACGGCCGGTGAAACTCGTGCTCAGCCGGGAACAGGTGTTCACCGCCATCGGCCACCGAGGAGCCGTCCGACAGACCATCCGGCTCGGCGCCGAAGCCGACGGCAGGCTCCTGGCGCTGAGCCACGACAGCGACGGGGAACTGCCCGCGGCCGGTGGCTGGCAGATGATGCCCGGCCGGGACACCTCCGCGGTGGCCTACCGCACCCCGAACATCCGGATCGACCAGCGCCTGGTCACCCTGGACACCCCGCCGACCTGGTCCATGCGGGCACCGGCCGAGGCGCCCGGCATGTTCGCGCTGGAGACCGCGATGGACGAACTCGCCGTGCGCACCGGGGTCGACCCGGTGGAACTGCGGCTGCGCAACTACGCCAGCGCGGACCCGATCGAGAGCCGCCCGTTCTCCAGCAAGCACCTCGACGAGTGCTACCGGCTCGGCGCCCAACGATCCGGCTGGCACCGCCGCCAGGCCCGCCCCCGCTCCCGCACCGACGGCGACTGGCTGATCGGCCTCGGCATGGCCAGCGCGATCTACCCGGCCTGGCGCCAGGCCGCCTCGGCGCGCGCCCGGTTCCGCGACGACGGGATGGTCGCCATCGCCTCGGCCACCTCCGACATCGGCACCGGCGCCCGCACCATGCTCGCCGCCGTCGGCGCGGACGAACTGGGCCTGCCGGTCAGCTCGATCGAGGCGGAGGTCGGCGACTCCGCACTGCCACCCGGCGGCGTCGGCGCCTACGGCTCCAGCGTCACCACCAGCACCGTGCCCGCGGTCCAGGCCGCCTGCCGGGCAGCCGTCACCGCACTCGTCAAGGCGGCCGTGGACAACCCGAAGTCGCCCTTCGCCGGACTCGACCCCGCGACCGTGCGCTACCGGCGGGGCCGGATCGAGGCGGGCGGCCGGGCGACCGATTTCCGCTCCTTGTTGCGCACCATGGGAATGCCGTCGGTGGAGGCGCTCGGCAGCACGGGACCGGCCGCGGGCGCGGACCAGTACCGGTTCCACTGCTTCGGCGCGCACTTCTGCGAGGTGCGGGTGCACCGGCTCACCGGCGAACCGAGGGTCAACCGGTTCACCTCGGTCTTCGACGTTGGCCGGGTGGTCAACGCCAAGGCGGCCCGCGGCCAGCTCGTCGGCTCGATCATCTGGGGCATCGGGCACGCCCTGCTGGAGGCCGACCCGATCGAACCGGACGGCCGGTTCGCCGCGGCGAACCTGGCCGACTACCTGGTCCCGGTACACGCCGACACCCCCGAGATCGACGTGCACTGGCTGGACCGCCCCGACCCGCACATCAGCGAGTTCGGCGCCAGGGGACTGGGCGAGATCGGCCTGGTCTCGGCCGCCGCGGCGATCGGCAACGCGGTGTTCAACGCGACCGGGATCCGCGTGCACGACCTGCCGATCACCCTCGACAAGCTGCTGTGA
- a CDS encoding DUF6355 family natural product biosynthesis protein has translation MRMSKLAAVASALALTTTGLLAGTASAAPVADPCGYFERGEDALYNHCPHDEWPVEVYIDDHNGGKRQTCVNTGTTKIGHSAVIRFAWSNRTACRV, from the coding sequence ATGCGCATGTCCAAGCTCGCCGCCGTCGCTTCGGCGCTGGCCCTGACCACCACCGGGCTGCTCGCGGGCACCGCGAGCGCCGCACCGGTGGCGGACCCGTGCGGCTACTTCGAACGCGGCGAGGACGCGCTGTACAACCACTGTCCGCACGACGAGTGGCCGGTCGAGGTCTACATCGACGACCACAACGGCGGCAAGCGGCAGACCTGCGTGAACACCGGCACCACGAAGATCGGTCACTCCGCGGTCATCCGGTTCGCCTGGTCCAACCGGACAGCCTGCCGGGTCTGA
- a CDS encoding LysR family transcriptional regulator, producing the protein MPHSDLGLLHDLRALSILLEERNVTRAAVRFHLSQSSMSRTLQRLRALFGDELLVRSGGDYELTPRAREMQRELALLLPRLESLVAGRGFDPAQATGIVRIIGTDYSTATLGPHLLPRLHLAAPELEIRIEPRDQDSYAELERGRADLALSVLRPAEPLRWERLFTDDVVCAVDRDHPVRDRFTLADYVAARHVVVALIGQEQPMIERWLQAVGRSRTAAVRVTHFSAAFGALPGTALVASIPRRLAEVRAATDPRVRLVEAPEGFDAFPYGMIWHARLESDPMHSWLREMIRAAARDLTG; encoded by the coding sequence ATGCCGCATAGTGATCTCGGGCTCTTGCACGACCTGCGTGCGCTCTCCATCCTGCTCGAGGAGCGCAATGTGACCCGGGCCGCGGTGCGGTTTCACCTGAGCCAGTCCTCGATGAGCCGGACGTTGCAGCGGCTGCGCGCGCTCTTCGGGGACGAGCTGCTGGTCCGCTCCGGCGGCGACTACGAGCTGACCCCGAGGGCGCGGGAGATGCAGCGTGAACTCGCCCTGCTGCTGCCGCGGCTGGAGAGCCTGGTGGCGGGCCGCGGCTTCGACCCCGCCCAGGCGACCGGGATCGTGCGCATCATCGGCACCGACTACAGCACCGCGACCCTGGGCCCGCACCTGCTGCCCCGGCTGCACCTGGCCGCGCCCGAGCTGGAGATCCGGATCGAACCGCGGGACCAGGACTCCTACGCCGAACTCGAACGCGGCCGGGCCGACCTCGCGCTGTCCGTGCTCCGCCCGGCCGAGCCGCTGCGCTGGGAGCGGTTGTTCACCGACGACGTGGTCTGCGCGGTGGACCGCGATCACCCGGTGCGGGACCGCTTCACGCTGGCCGACTATGTCGCGGCCCGGCACGTGGTGGTGGCCCTGATCGGACAGGAGCAACCCATGATCGAACGGTGGTTGCAGGCAGTCGGCCGCAGCCGCACGGCCGCGGTGCGGGTGACGCACTTCAGCGCGGCCTTCGGCGCGCTGCCCGGCACGGCGCTGGTGGCCAGCATTCCGCGGCGGCTGGCCGAGGTGCGGGCGGCCACCGATCCGCGGGTGCGGCTGGTGGAGGCGCCGGAGGGGTTCGACGCGTTCCCGTACGGGATGATCTGGCATGCCCGCCTGGAATCCGATCCGATGCACTCCTGGTTGCGGGAGATGATCCGGGCCGCGGCGCGGGATCTGACCGGCTGA